From one Acidimicrobiales bacterium genomic stretch:
- a CDS encoding DUF4031 domain-containing protein has translation MAVLVDEAVWPWRGARWAHLVSDVSIAELHGFADRLGLRRMSFQGDHYDVPEAVRAEALAMGAEAVRGRDLMRRLRGAGLRLALADRPGRWEEVGRWEGGGLSPEVGLVVPDLLGWAFQAVVAEWTTAVTAAFRRSAESALVVEDHAGVSLVRSLPDGVESRRHGDRMVELLVVHGGGS, from the coding sequence ATGGCCGTGCTGGTCGACGAGGCCGTATGGCCATGGCGGGGTGCCCGGTGGGCCCACCTGGTGAGCGACGTGAGCATTGCCGAGCTCCATGGGTTCGCCGACCGCCTGGGCCTTCGCCGGATGTCCTTCCAGGGCGACCACTACGACGTGCCGGAGGCTGTGAGGGCCGAGGCGTTGGCGATGGGGGCCGAGGCGGTCCGCGGACGCGACCTGATGCGGCGCCTACGGGGGGCCGGGTTGCGCCTGGCGCTCGCCGACCGTCCGGGTCGTTGGGAGGAGGTCGGCCGTTGGGAGGGCGGCGGGTTGTCGCCGGAGGTCGGGCTGGTGGTGCCCGACCTCCTGGGCTGGGCCTTCCAGGCGGTAGTGGCCGAGTGGACCACGGCCGTGACGGCGGCGTTCCGACGATCCGCGGAGTCGGCCCTGGTGGTGGAGGACCATGCCGGCGTGTCGCTCGTCCGGTCGTTGCCGGACGGAGTCGAATCGCGCCGCCACGGCGACCGGATGGTCGAGTTGCTCGTCGTGCACGGTGGCGGGTCGTGA
- the serS gene encoding serine--tRNA ligase — MIDIRLLRTDPDAVKGAIARRGEDTSSLDRAVELDARQRGLAEERDRVRSEVNTISKEVGGLHRDGRADEAAELQARSRALGDREDALAAEADGLAAEIREILLRVPNVPSPDCPDGAGEVDNVITRYEHWDEDAYSEHQRVPHWEVGEQLGILDVERGTKLSGSMFVMYTGMGATLCRALVQYGLDRNADAYREMRPPTLVKTATMVSTGHLPKFEDDAYHLERDDLWAIPTAEVPLTSFCRDEVLDEADLPMKLMAHTSCFRREAGSAGRDTRGLLRVHEFDKVELLAYATEEQSPEVHADILARAEAAITDLGLSYRVLDLCAGDLGGSSARTFDLEVYAPGVDQWLEVSSVSWFSDYQARRANVRYRPAEGRGTQVVNTLNGSGLAVPRVWAAVVETHRQPDGTVAVPEVLQGYMRGATHIG, encoded by the coding sequence GTGATCGACATCCGGCTGCTCCGTACCGATCCCGATGCGGTCAAGGGGGCCATCGCCCGTCGTGGGGAGGACACCTCGAGCCTGGATCGGGCCGTCGAGCTCGATGCCCGGCAGCGTGGCCTGGCCGAGGAGCGGGACCGGGTACGAAGCGAGGTGAACACCATCTCGAAGGAGGTGGGCGGGCTCCACCGTGACGGCAGAGCGGACGAGGCGGCCGAACTCCAGGCGAGAAGTCGGGCGCTCGGCGACCGGGAGGATGCCCTGGCCGCCGAAGCCGACGGGCTGGCCGCAGAGATCCGGGAGATCCTGCTCAGGGTGCCGAACGTCCCGTCACCCGACTGTCCAGACGGTGCCGGCGAGGTCGACAATGTCATCACCCGGTACGAGCACTGGGACGAGGACGCCTACAGCGAGCACCAACGGGTGCCCCACTGGGAGGTCGGCGAGCAGTTGGGGATCCTGGACGTGGAGCGGGGGACCAAGCTCTCCGGCTCCATGTTCGTGATGTACACGGGCATGGGGGCCACCCTCTGCAGGGCGCTCGTCCAGTACGGCCTGGACCGCAACGCCGACGCCTACCGCGAGATGCGACCACCCACGCTGGTCAAGACGGCGACCATGGTGTCGACCGGGCACCTGCCCAAGTTCGAGGACGACGCCTACCACCTGGAACGTGACGACCTGTGGGCCATTCCGACCGCCGAGGTACCGCTCACGTCGTTCTGTCGTGACGAGGTGCTCGACGAGGCCGACTTGCCCATGAAGCTCATGGCTCATACGTCGTGCTTCCGGCGTGAGGCCGGTTCGGCGGGCCGTGACACCCGAGGCCTGCTGCGGGTCCACGAGTTCGACAAGGTCGAGCTCCTCGCCTATGCCACCGAGGAGCAGTCCCCCGAGGTCCACGCCGACATCCTGGCCCGGGCTGAGGCGGCCATCACCGACCTGGGCCTGTCCTACCGGGTCCTGGACCTCTGCGCCGGTGACCTGGGGGGCTCGTCTGCGCGGACCTTCGACCTGGAGGTATACGCCCCGGGTGTCGACCAGTGGCTGGAGGTCTCGTCGGTCTCCTGGTTCAGCGACTACCAGGCCCGGCGGGCGAACGTGCGTTACCGGCCGGCAGAAGGCAGGGGCACGCAGGTGGTCAACACGCTGAACGGCTCCGGCCTGGCCGTGCCCCGGGTGTGGGCGGCCGTGGTCGAGACCCATCGCCAGCCCGACGGCACGGTCGCCGTGCCAGAGGTCCTCCAGGGGTACATGCGGGGCGCCACCCACATCGGGTGA
- a CDS encoding BMP family ABC transporter substrate-binding protein — protein sequence MSLERQRREIQRSLMPDGGGATTASAASREAGDHVALIDGFADARCDLIVTIGAEMGEATTASARRHPDVDFIGIDQHHGEELPNLAGLVFPEDRAGFLVGALAASATVTEIVAVVLDSGTEPSSVAYGTGFTNGVAHVDPDVEVLSIVHPGDRGEPDADWGATAAREALDGGADVVFGPGSGSGRGVLVEVAGTGYNARNGALCIGAEADDWLQVIKARRCLLTSVLKLPNEFHSMYWRPGRPSHIKHYEEALDLPAEYESERSYSTLALINQEFLLGGTPSGGHVGPVGLHFFNLWGAHKTGVPNRTFWPSDDLKSMLADLTGALWTGEVPAS from the coding sequence ATGTCCCTCGAGCGGCAGCGCCGGGAAATCCAGAGATCCCTCATGCCGGACGGAGGTGGCGCCACCACCGCATCCGCCGCTTCTCGGGAAGCGGGTGACCACGTGGCCCTGATCGACGGCTTCGCCGACGCGCGCTGTGACCTCATCGTCACCATCGGAGCCGAAATGGGCGAGGCGACGACGGCCAGTGCCCGTCGGCATCCCGATGTCGACTTCATCGGCATCGACCAGCACCACGGCGAGGAACTCCCGAATCTGGCCGGGCTGGTCTTCCCCGAGGATCGTGCAGGGTTCCTCGTCGGAGCACTCGCCGCGTCGGCGACCGTGACCGAGATCGTCGCCGTGGTGTTGGATTCGGGCACCGAACCCTCGTCGGTCGCCTACGGCACCGGCTTCACCAACGGGGTTGCCCACGTCGATCCCGACGTCGAGGTCCTCTCGATCGTCCACCCGGGCGACAGAGGGGAACCGGACGCCGACTGGGGAGCGACCGCGGCCCGTGAAGCCCTCGATGGCGGCGCCGACGTCGTGTTCGGACCCGGGAGCGGAAGCGGGCGCGGAGTGCTGGTGGAGGTGGCCGGAACGGGGTACAACGCCCGAAACGGAGCACTATGCATTGGCGCAGAGGCCGACGATTGGCTTCAGGTGATCAAGGCCCGGCGGTGTCTGCTCACCAGCGTCTTGAAACTGCCCAACGAATTCCACAGCATGTACTGGCGCCCGGGTCGGCCGTCTCACATCAAGCATTACGAGGAGGCGCTGGACCTGCCGGCCGAATACGAGAGCGAGCGCTCCTACTCCACGCTGGCCCTCATCAACCAGGAGTTCCTCCTCGGAGGCACCCCATCCGGTGGTCACGTCGGACCAGTCGGCCTGCACTTCTTCAACCTCTGGGGCGCCCACAAGACGGGAGTCCCTAATCGGACCTTTTGGCCATCCGACGATCTCAAGTCGATGCTGGCCGACCTCACCGGGGCCCTTTGGACCGGCGAGGTCCCGGCCTCGTAG
- a CDS encoding class I SAM-dependent methyltransferase: MSTGAIEYLPPVAGLDEGTRGTVVNHRMREVTEQVAHRGTWNGEVLGEVRALFDSLAPGWTATRDHPGRNAPLLDALDRGRVEGRTVVELGAGTCISARDLVGRFDRYVAADLSPMMLAHAVDGAPPLLCADASRLPLADGVVDVFVLQNMLLFPAEVDRCLGAVGAVVWVNSRGSETPIHLSTGDVVASLEAASGSGWRAIASAVGEATWAVVRRA, encoded by the coding sequence ATGTCCACTGGAGCCATCGAGTACCTCCCGCCGGTCGCCGGGCTCGACGAGGGGACCCGGGGCACGGTCGTCAACCACCGCATGCGCGAGGTGACCGAGCAGGTCGCCCACCGGGGCACCTGGAACGGCGAGGTGCTGGGCGAGGTGCGGGCGCTGTTCGACTCCCTTGCCCCCGGGTGGACGGCCACCCGCGACCATCCCGGAAGGAACGCGCCGCTGCTGGACGCCCTGGACCGGGGACGGGTCGAGGGCCGGACGGTCGTCGAGTTGGGTGCTGGAACCTGCATCTCGGCCCGGGACCTGGTTGGACGGTTCGACCGCTACGTGGCCGCCGACCTGTCCCCGATGATGCTCGCCCACGCCGTGGACGGGGCGCCGCCACTGCTGTGTGCAGACGCATCGCGCCTGCCGCTGGCCGACGGCGTGGTCGACGTGTTCGTCCTCCAGAACATGCTGCTGTTCCCGGCCGAGGTGGACCGTTGCCTTGGCGCTGTCGGAGCGGTGGTGTGGGTCAACAGCCGGGGGTCCGAGACGCCGATCCACCTGTCGACCGGGGACGTGGTCGCCTCGCTCGAGGCTGCCTCCGGCTCGGGGTGGCGCGCCATTGCCTCGGCGGTGGGCGAGGCTACGTGGGCCGTGGTCCGTCGGGCCTGA
- a CDS encoding WhiB family transcriptional regulator encodes MQALTYERETWRQQAACARLGVPTGVFFSDDLGDIAQSKLICADCPVMESCLEGAIRRGEPWGVWGGQLFRNGHILTTKRRRGRPSKVPRPEDQLPVVPIPVRLQQELLSA; translated from the coding sequence ATGCAGGCACTGACGTACGAACGGGAGACCTGGCGCCAACAGGCCGCCTGCGCCCGCCTGGGCGTCCCCACGGGTGTCTTCTTCTCCGACGACCTGGGCGACATCGCCCAGTCCAAGCTCATCTGCGCCGACTGCCCCGTGATGGAGTCGTGCCTCGAGGGTGCCATCAGGCGTGGCGAGCCATGGGGCGTGTGGGGCGGACAGCTCTTCCGCAACGGACACATCCTGACCACCAAGCGGCGTCGAGGACGACCCTCCAAGGTGCCGCGCCCCGAAGACCAGCTCCCGGTGGTGCCGATACCCGTGCGCCTCCAACAGGAACTGCTCTCGGCCTGA
- the pdxH gene encoding pyridoxamine 5'-phosphate oxidase: MDLSRVRETYETAGLDEADLAADPVAQFHRWFGEVEAAGYWEPNATILSTVTAEGWPSARNVLLKRIDDRGFVFFTNYTSDKAVELDSTGRAALTFSWTELRRQVRVVGTARRLSDDESDDYWTTRPRGSQLGAWASDQSAVVPDRSVLERAFAAADERWAGRDVERPDHWGGFRVRPDSVEFWQGRPDRLHDRLRYRRRGDGWTVERRAP, from the coding sequence ATGGACCTCAGCCGGGTGCGCGAGACCTATGAGACCGCGGGCCTCGACGAGGCCGACCTGGCCGCCGACCCGGTGGCCCAGTTCCATCGCTGGTTCGGCGAGGTGGAGGCGGCCGGCTACTGGGAGCCCAATGCCACGATCCTCAGCACGGTCACCGCCGAGGGCTGGCCGTCGGCCCGCAACGTGCTCCTAAAGCGGATAGACGACCGGGGCTTCGTGTTCTTCACCAACTACACGAGCGACAAGGCCGTGGAGTTGGATTCCACGGGCCGTGCGGCGCTCACGTTCAGCTGGACGGAGCTGCGGCGCCAGGTGCGCGTGGTCGGGACCGCCCGGAGGTTGTCCGACGACGAATCCGACGACTACTGGACGACACGCCCGCGGGGCAGCCAGTTGGGAGCCTGGGCTTCGGACCAGAGCGCCGTGGTCCCCGACCGGTCGGTCCTTGAGCGGGCGTTTGCAGCGGCCGACGAGCGGTGGGCCGGCCGGGACGTGGAGCGCCCAGACCACTGGGGCGGATTCCGGGTGCGCCCCGACTCGGTGGAGTTCTGGCAGGGTCGACCGGATCGCCTGCACGACCGGTTGCGGTACCGCCGGCGCGGCGACGGTTGGACCGTCGAGCGTCGCGCTCCCTAG
- the orn gene encoding oligoribonuclease, with the protein MLAWIDLEMTGLDPGSDVIVEIATLVTDDDLEIIAEGPALVVHQPPEVLDRMGEYVRAMHTKSGLLEAIAASSTTLAEAGEATLAFLREHLGEPGTVPLCGNSIGTDRRFLAQWLPEVEEFLHYRSIDVSTIKELARRWNPEALKSAPEKSGGHRALDDIRESVAELRHYRQHLFPKPAD; encoded by the coding sequence GTGCTGGCATGGATTGACCTCGAGATGACCGGGCTGGACCCGGGCTCCGACGTGATCGTCGAGATCGCCACGCTCGTGACCGACGACGACCTGGAGATCATCGCCGAGGGCCCCGCCCTGGTGGTCCACCAGCCACCCGAGGTGCTCGACCGCATGGGCGAGTACGTCCGGGCGATGCACACGAAGAGCGGCCTGCTGGAGGCCATCGCAGCCTCCAGCACCACGCTGGCCGAGGCCGGCGAGGCGACGCTGGCGTTCCTGCGGGAGCACCTGGGCGAACCGGGCACCGTGCCGTTGTGTGGCAACTCAATCGGCACCGACCGACGGTTCCTGGCCCAATGGCTCCCCGAGGTCGAGGAGTTCCTCCACTACCGGTCGATCGACGTCTCGACCATCAAGGAACTGGCCCGACGCTGGAACCCGGAGGCCCTCAAGTCGGCGCCCGAGAAGTCCGGCGGCCACCGAGCCCTGGACGACATCCGTGAGTCCGTAGCCGAACTTCGGCACTACAGGCAGCACCTGTTCCCAAAGCCGGCCGACTGA
- a CDS encoding MBL fold metallo-hydrolase, producing the protein MTEATAPDGGPTRPVRQEQEDASPDVTEVAPGLYRFQLPISMPGLGHVNCYALEDSDGFTVVDPGLPSADSWEALGDRLAQVGARYGHVHTAVVTHSHPDHFGGVHRLRDDHGTRVLTHADFRSVWVDADLTEDLGADELDLADDEHIERLRSTMNRPTPWGATRTPPSAAELRKWSEMDVTGGSRSWMVPEPSVTVDDGEEISLGRRTWLTIHTPGHTHDHLCLFDPADGLLLSGDHVLPTITPHIGGIGPMDDPLATFFRSLERMKELPGVSNVLPAHGHPFTDVGGRVDAILGHHEDRLETIREAGDDLGDGTVESFMRRLFKERSWGDMAASETYAHLEHLRILGRATRDEVAGQTIYRTH; encoded by the coding sequence GTGACCGAGGCGACCGCTCCCGACGGGGGACCCACCAGGCCCGTCCGCCAGGAGCAGGAGGATGCGTCGCCCGACGTGACCGAGGTGGCGCCCGGGCTCTACCGGTTCCAGCTCCCCATATCGATGCCGGGGCTGGGCCACGTCAACTGCTACGCACTCGAGGACTCGGACGGCTTCACCGTCGTCGACCCCGGCCTACCCAGTGCGGATTCATGGGAGGCCCTCGGCGACCGCCTCGCCCAGGTCGGTGCCCGCTACGGGCACGTCCACACCGCCGTGGTGACACACAGCCACCCGGACCACTTCGGAGGCGTCCACCGGCTGCGCGACGACCACGGCACCCGGGTCCTGACGCATGCCGACTTCCGGTCGGTGTGGGTCGACGCCGACCTCACCGAGGACCTCGGCGCCGACGAGCTGGACCTGGCCGACGACGAGCACATCGAGAGGTTGCGCTCCACGATGAACCGACCCACCCCGTGGGGAGCGACCCGGACGCCGCCTTCGGCAGCCGAACTCCGCAAGTGGTCGGAGATGGACGTCACCGGCGGCTCCCGGTCCTGGATGGTTCCAGAGCCCTCGGTCACCGTCGACGACGGCGAGGAGATCAGCCTCGGCAGGCGGACCTGGCTGACCATCCACACCCCCGGACACACGCACGACCACCTCTGCCTCTTCGACCCGGCTGACGGACTGCTGTTATCCGGCGACCACGTGCTGCCCACGATCACCCCGCACATCGGCGGAATCGGCCCCATGGACGACCCCCTGGCCACCTTCTTCCGGTCCCTGGAGCGCATGAAGGAGCTGCCGGGGGTGAGCAACGTCCTGCCGGCCCACGGTCATCCCTTCACCGACGTGGGAGGCCGGGTGGATGCCATCCTCGGCCACCACGAGGACCGTCTGGAAACGATCCGGGAGGCCGGCGACGACCTCGGCGATGGCACGGTGGAGTCGTTCATGCGACGTCTCTTCAAGGAACGCTCGTGGGGTGACATGGCAGCCAGCGAGACCTACGCCCACCTCGAGCACCTACGAATCCTTGGCAGGGCGACCCGTGACGAAGTCGCAGGTCAGACCATATATCGGACTCACTGA
- a CDS encoding CrcB family protein — MLTAGAFIGLAGVGAAVRFLAADRRPGGHRGTLLVNVAGSLLLGLLAGVSAPVTVVVGTGGLGAMTTFSTFASDTLALAANSPWRAVGHVATTVVLGLAAATIGLAIGS; from the coding sequence GTGCTGACCGCCGGCGCCTTCATCGGGCTGGCCGGCGTGGGCGCCGCCGTCCGCTTCCTCGCCGCCGATCGCCGGCCTGGGGGCCACCGTGGAACCCTCCTGGTGAACGTGGCCGGCTCCCTCCTCCTCGGCCTGCTCGCCGGGGTATCTGCGCCGGTCACCGTGGTCGTTGGCACAGGTGGGCTCGGCGCCATGACCACCTTCTCGACGTTCGCCTCCGACACCCTGGCGCTGGCAGCCAACAGCCCGTGGCGGGCCGTCGGCCACGTAGCGACCACTGTGGTCCTGGGCCTGGCCGCAGCGACGATCGGGCTGGCGATCGGTTCCTGA
- the dut gene encoding dUTP diphosphatase, translating into MLEIPLVRLVADLPLPAYARSGDAGADLVAAEDVTLAPGGGRALVPTGAAVAIPDGYAGFVQPRSGLALRHGVTCLNTPGLIDSGYRGELKVLLVNTDPTEPFEVVRGERIAQLVIQRVEECRFVEVDELPVSDRGEGGFGSTGR; encoded by the coding sequence GTGCTGGAGATCCCCCTTGTCCGACTCGTCGCGGACCTTCCCCTACCCGCATACGCCAGGTCCGGTGACGCCGGTGCCGACCTGGTGGCCGCCGAGGACGTCACGCTGGCCCCCGGTGGCGGGCGGGCGCTGGTTCCGACCGGGGCGGCCGTCGCCATCCCCGACGGCTATGCGGGGTTCGTGCAGCCCCGCAGCGGGCTGGCGTTGAGGCACGGGGTGACCTGCCTGAACACCCCCGGCCTGATCGACTCCGGCTATCGGGGGGAGCTGAAGGTGCTGCTCGTCAACACGGACCCCACCGAACCGTTCGAGGTGGTGCGAGGCGAGCGCATAGCCCAGCTGGTCATCCAACGGGTCGAGGAGTGCCGGTTCGTGGAGGTCGACGAGTTGCCGGTGTCCGACCGCGGCGAGGGCGGCTTCGGTTCCACCGGTCGTTGA
- a CDS encoding nucleoside deaminase yields MTDTFFQAAIDEARIGLAEGGVPIGSVLVIDGEVIGRGHNQRVQRWSVVLHAEMAALEDAGRLTAADYRRSVLYSTLSPCSMCTGAVLLYGIPRVVVGENRTFQGPEELLRDQGVVVEVVDDPVCVDLMTTFIAEHPDLWNEDIGE; encoded by the coding sequence GTGACCGACACCTTCTTCCAGGCGGCTATCGACGAAGCGCGGATCGGGCTCGCCGAGGGCGGCGTGCCCATCGGTTCGGTCCTGGTGATCGACGGGGAGGTCATCGGGCGGGGGCACAACCAGCGGGTGCAGCGCTGGTCGGTGGTGCTCCACGCTGAGATGGCGGCGCTGGAGGATGCCGGGCGGCTGACAGCCGCCGACTACCGACGATCGGTGCTCTACTCGACGCTCTCGCCGTGCTCGATGTGCACCGGCGCCGTGCTGCTCTACGGCATCCCGAGGGTGGTGGTCGGGGAGAACCGGACGTTTCAGGGTCCTGAGGAGCTCCTCCGGGACCAGGGCGTCGTCGTCGAGGTCGTGGACGATCCCGTGTGCGTAGACCTCATGACCACCTTCATCGCCGAGCACCCGGACCTCTGGAACGAGGACATCGGCGAGTAG
- the crcB gene encoding fluoride efflux transporter CrcB, with translation MFRVPPIVNVALGGAVGASLRWVVLDATGEATFPWPVLLVNLVGCAALGLLIGRDVPLSTRLLLGTGLCGGLTTFSTFSVEAAQLVRADDTVLAVAYVLCSVVGGLAAAVIGRTAGARIVSATC, from the coding sequence ATGTTCCGGGTACCGCCGATCGTCAACGTCGCGCTCGGAGGAGCGGTGGGAGCCTCCCTGCGCTGGGTGGTGCTGGACGCCACCGGGGAGGCGACCTTCCCGTGGCCTGTCCTGCTGGTCAACCTGGTGGGTTGCGCCGCCCTCGGCCTGCTCATCGGACGGGACGTCCCACTGTCGACCCGGCTGCTGCTCGGAACCGGGCTGTGCGGCGGCCTCACCACCTTCTCCACGTTCTCCGTCGAGGCCGCTCAGCTGGTGCGGGCCGACGACACGGTCCTCGCCGTCGCCTACGTCCTGTGCTCGGTGGTGGGGGGCCTGGCCGCAGCGGTCATCGGACGGACGGCGGGCGCACGGATCGTAAGCGCCACGTGCTGA
- a CDS encoding DMT family transporter, which produces MDRVLTRFQGSMLVLAAGTTFSLGPLTFRALLEADAWQYLFYRSFSAAVVATLTIMVLGRNPIRSIVEAGPWQALAGLVLGSCFVLFILSLSRATAAFVLLLQCTSPFVAAILGRVFLRERVRRDTVAAMLVASIGVVIMVEGGLDGGDRLGILFSLLLPVGLGGYVVLIRSSPARDPGVPTVVGGFVVAVVAGLVSLVGPGLDLPIRDVAMGCIAGGLLIGLGTPVFNYAHRFVPPAETSLLLIAEVVLAPLWLWAWPGEVPATSTLVGGGVALSAVAWLTVRTALREGSTRLRWSHGLHAGAVAAEPNHPDR; this is translated from the coding sequence GTGGACCGAGTGCTCACCCGCTTCCAGGGGTCGATGTTGGTCCTGGCTGCGGGGACCACCTTCAGTCTCGGACCGCTGACCTTCCGCGCTCTGCTGGAGGCCGACGCCTGGCAGTACCTGTTCTACAGGAGCTTCTCGGCCGCTGTGGTCGCCACGCTGACCATCATGGTTCTCGGTCGGAATCCGATCCGTTCGATCGTCGAAGCAGGCCCTTGGCAAGCGTTGGCTGGCCTGGTCCTAGGAAGTTGCTTTGTCCTGTTCATCCTGTCGCTCAGCCGGGCCACTGCTGCGTTCGTCCTGTTGTTGCAGTGCACCAGCCCGTTCGTCGCGGCGATCCTTGGTCGTGTGTTCCTCCGGGAGAGGGTCCGACGGGACACGGTGGCAGCCATGCTCGTGGCGTCGATCGGTGTGGTGATCATGGTGGAAGGAGGGCTTGATGGCGGTGATCGCCTCGGGATTCTGTTCTCTCTCCTGCTTCCGGTCGGCCTGGGCGGATACGTGGTCCTGATCCGTAGTTCCCCGGCCCGGGACCCGGGGGTTCCGACTGTGGTCGGGGGCTTCGTGGTTGCCGTGGTGGCTGGCCTGGTGTCACTGGTTGGGCCGGGCCTCGACCTGCCGATCCGGGACGTGGCTATGGGTTGTATCGCCGGGGGACTACTGATCGGTTTGGGCACACCGGTGTTCAACTACGCCCATCGGTTCGTGCCCCCTGCGGAGACCTCTTTGCTCCTGATCGCTGAGGTCGTGCTGGCGCCGCTCTGGTTGTGGGCCTGGCCCGGCGAGGTTCCGGCGACTAGCACTCTGGTAGGGGGCGGGGTGGCTCTGTCCGCCGTGGCATGGCTGACCGTCCGGACTGCGCTCCGGGAAGGTTCTACTCGTCTCCGATGGTCGCATGGCCTCCACGCCGGCGCAGTAGCCGCTGAGCCCAATCACCCCGACCGGTAG
- a CDS encoding poly-gamma-glutamate hydrolase family protein — protein sequence MTRVTPDATEPVAVTPIGSLTELLALGGVSEELEIRSRVGVCALHGGGLERVTEVVAREVAARTGSSLYALVQSDGSRRHLPSTRFTSGVSDRLDAFLDRVDTVMSIHGYGRHDDFWAVLVGGANRRLAHHVAGHLRGTLPEHYRVVDDVHAMPHTLRGMHPENPVNRPPGGGVQVELPPSIRWNRDHRDWSDHADTPRSEHLDLLIDGLAAALVDPPEGTGPVS from the coding sequence ATGACCCGGGTCACCCCCGATGCCACCGAGCCCGTCGCCGTCACGCCCATCGGGAGCCTGACCGAGCTCCTGGCCCTGGGCGGCGTGTCCGAGGAGTTGGAGATCCGTTCAAGGGTCGGGGTCTGTGCCCTCCACGGCGGCGGCCTTGAGCGGGTCACCGAGGTGGTCGCCCGGGAGGTCGCCGCCCGCACGGGTTCGTCCCTGTACGCCCTGGTCCAGTCGGACGGCTCCCGGCGGCACCTCCCGTCCACCCGCTTCACCTCCGGCGTCTCCGACAGGCTGGACGCCTTCCTCGACAGGGTCGACACGGTGATGTCGATCCACGGATACGGCCGCCACGACGACTTCTGGGCCGTACTCGTCGGCGGCGCCAACCGTCGGCTGGCCCACCACGTGGCCGGCCACCTCCGAGGCACGCTGCCCGAGCACTACCGGGTGGTCGACGACGTGCACGCCATGCCCCACACCCTTCGGGGGATGCACCCGGAGAACCCGGTGAACCGACCTCCGGGTGGTGGGGTACAGGTCGAGCTGCCGCCCAGTATCCGTTGGAACCGTGACCACCGGGACTGGTCCGACCACGCCGACACGCCCCGCTCCGAACACCTGGACCTCCTGATCGACGGCCTGGCGGCCGCGCTCGTGGACCCGCCGGAAGGAACCGGTCCCGTCTCCTAG
- a CDS encoding TlpA family protein disulfide reductase — protein sequence MTRRLSGAILAGSVILGGCGSSDGGTGAASGDPVTTMAFELWDGSTTTLADLVAIDGRPIVVNLWATWCTPCLEEMPDLQTMHESHGRDVRFLGINVSDSPTRSARLVTELGITYLQGRDPEGGFTVALGAVGLPVTAFIDSGGALAHVHHGRLDATDLAAAILEHLS from the coding sequence GTGACCCGACGACTCAGCGGCGCCATCCTGGCCGGGTCCGTCATCCTGGGCGGCTGTGGTTCATCCGATGGAGGCACCGGAGCAGCCTCCGGCGACCCGGTGACCACGATGGCATTCGAGCTGTGGGACGGATCCACTACGACCCTGGCCGACCTTGTGGCCATCGACGGCAGGCCGATCGTCGTCAACCTGTGGGCCACCTGGTGCACGCCATGCCTGGAGGAGATGCCCGACCTCCAGACCATGCACGAGTCCCACGGCCGTGACGTCCGCTTCCTGGGAATCAACGTCAGCGACTCACCCACAAGGTCCGCCCGACTGGTCACCGAACTCGGCATCACCTACCTTCAGGGCCGCGACCCCGAGGGTGGGTTCACCGTGGCGCTCGGCGCCGTAGGGCTACCGGTGACCGCCTTCATCGACTCGGGCGGCGCCCTGGCCCACGTCCACCACGGCCGCCTCGACGCCACGGACCTCGCCGCAGCGATCCTGGAGCACCTCTCGTGA